One Orcinus orca chromosome 7, mOrcOrc1.1, whole genome shotgun sequence genomic window carries:
- the RTP5 gene encoding LOW QUALITY PROTEIN: receptor-transporting protein 5 (The sequence of the model RefSeq protein was modified relative to this genomic sequence to represent the inferred CDS: inserted 3 bases in 3 codons; deleted 2 bases in 1 codon; substituted 1 base at 1 genomic stop codon) codes for MDGVDVWATTLAQLMAKRKPQDTWELVPEENLASGHLDSSGFQYRLRGLSRLQCGRCQWGWSSAHVHILFHLXWDEDAQQGLVKVRIWAQRCRLCPXGGAACHVSLLSVRLFLNKLVQFIAQKGPGSDQCPEICFGEHCDACDLGVCFFQKPPDPAWGPEVKSPSTSKGRFTLYGGSDVDAPTASQQLRMLGCRLMVDRSRGYTPXSTTVPLSVADFIKNPLSESRDFFGEREEIVTVPFSLVREDKGPVADPTGPLTVGRGSPYLPTSSKATSKGKRFPVNIKVPVFHGKGLVLSGSKEMTGFIYKGHGCISDPDGDEXADDGWGPAFSSSGAVTEVTDGNSPRPVTYIIGLRHNGQGSVTFPSSLTNVVLEGEDPFDRIYGSLTFPFIFATKGKGGASSAGVTEGKGKGDGGSGPATTGREPLPGTNASGPVPISEGSVTIPFSVLSIIQSKGSSSDDSGPESNGLATPGFSKKQRQPGPRAGKSGPGCYWEEDFCWAVGFRFDPYEEVWIWVSMTVRILWIMYLYKFSPDHSPRV; via the exons ATGGACGGCGTGGATGTGTGGGCCACCACCTTGGCCCAGCTGATGGCCAAGAGGAAGCCCCAGGACACCTGGGAGCTGGTCCCCGAGGAGAACCTGGCCTCAGGGCACCTGGACAGCAGCGGTTTCCAGTACCGGCTGCGGGGGCTCTCGAG gctCCAGTGTGGCCGCTGCCAGTGGGGCTGGTCCTCGGCCCACGTGCACATCCTCTTCCACCTGTAGTGGGACGAGGATGCCCAGCAGGGGCTGGTGAAGGTGCGCATCTGGGCCCAGCGGTGCCGGCTGTGCC CGGGCGGGGCCGCCTGCCACGTCAGCCTGCTCAGCGTGCGGCTCTTCCTCAACAAGCTGGTGCAGTTCATCGCGCAGAAGGGCCCAGGCTCCGACCAGTGCCCCGAGATCTGCTTCGGCGAGCACTGCGACGCCTGCGACCTGGGGGTCTGCTTCTTCCAGAAGCCCCCGGACCCCGCCTGGGGGCCCGAGGTCAAGAGCCCCAGCACCAGCAAGGGCAGGTTCACCCTGTATGGTGGCAGCGACGTGGACGCCCCCACCGCCAGCCAACAGCTGCGCATGCTTGGCTGCAGGCTTATGGTGGACCGCTCCAGGGGCTACACCC ACTCCACCACGGTCCCCCTCTCCGTGGCCGACTTCATCAAGAACCCCCTCTCCGAGAGCAGGGACTTCTTCGGCGAGAGG GAGGAGATCGTCACTGTCCCCTTCTCCCTTGTGCGCGAGGACAAGGGGCCCGTGGCCGACCCCaccgggccgctcactgttggcAGGGGCTCCCCCTACCTGCCCACCAGCTCCAAGGCCACGTCCAAAGGCAAACGCTTCCCGGTGAACATCAAAGTCCCCGTGTTCCACGGCAAAGGCCTCGTCCTCAGCGGCAGCAAGGAGATGACAGGCTTTATCTACAAAGGCCACGGCTGCATCTCCGACCCTGATGGAGATG ATGCAGACGATGGCTGGGGCCCCGCGTTCAGCAGCAGCGGTGCCGTCACTGAAGTCACTGATGGAAACAGCCCGCGGCCAGTGACCTACATCATCGGCCTCAGGCACAACGGGCAGGGCTCCGTcaccttcccctcttccttgACCAATGTGGTCCTTGAAGGCGAGGACCCCTTTGACCGCATCTACGGCTCGCTCACCTTCCCTTTCATCTTCGCCACCAAGGGCAAAGGCGGGGCGTCCTCTGCTGGCGTCACTGAAGGCAAAGGGAAGGGGGATGGCGGCAGCGGCCCTGCCACCACTGGCCGTGAGCCCCTTCCGGGGACCAATGCCAGTGGCCCTGTCCCCATCAGCGAGGGCTCCGTCACTATCCCCTTCTCCGTCCTCAGTATCAttcagagcaagggctctagcaGCGATGACAGTGGCCCTGAAAGCAATGGCCTTGCCACCCCTGGCTTTTCCAAGAAGCAGAGGCAGCCGGGGCCCAGGGCGGGCAAGTCCGGCCCTGGGTGCTACTGGGAGGAGGACTTCTGCTGGGCCGTAGGCTTCCGTTTCGACCCCTACGAAGAAGTCTGGATCTGGGTCTCCATGACCGTCCGCATCCTCTGGATAATGTACCTGTACAAGTTCAGCCCTGACCACTCCCCGCGGGTGTGA
- the FAM240C gene encoding protein FAM240C, which yields MSKSYTLKNPARVSYDAGVIKMFWEKKIELHTKQLQNEDMRIRRSALDRLRSEWARKLERRNQMMLSSQEAPPGPTPPGTPDQPAA from the exons ATGAGTAAAAGCTACACCTTGAAGAATCCGGCAAGGGTGTCCTACGATGCTGGAGTGATAAAGAtgttttgggagaaaaaaatcgAGCTTCACACTAAACAGCTGCAGAACGAGGACATGAGGATCCGCAGGAGTGCCCTGGACAG GCTCCGCAGCGAGTGGGCTCGGAAGCTGGAGAGGAGGAACCAGATGATGCTGAGCAGCCAGGAGGCGCCCCCGGGGCCCACCCCGCCCGGCACCCCTGACCAGCCCGCAGCCTGA